CAAAGGTTGTCCCCACCACTCTTCCCACATGGAACTGTGTCTTCTCTGCCACCAGTGGCCCCTGTGGCAATACAGGTGAGCATTCTCCTATCCCTCTTTCCAGAATATTAATTCTCCCTTCCCAATGAGACTATAAGTTTTTTGAGGGCAAAAGGCAAGGTGTTACACTGCTTTTTATCTAACAATACCTCATATAATGTTGAGAATACAGGAGTCATGAgacatttttttgtatattagtAATTAATGGTTATAAACCTGAATAAAAAATATCCCTTCATTGTTACTACAGATCATAGGCTTCAAATGTTCACCAATAAACACCATCTAAATTCTGTGCTCTTCACTTCCCCGTTAGAAGATGCAATCCAGAGCCACCTCAGACTTTCTGGAAGGTAAGGATGCCCTCTTCTGGCCCGCTGGGcactattaaataaaaattgcaaTGGACTAATTACCCTCGGTGGACCAAAGCCTGAATCAATCTTCTCCTACCTCGGTTTCCCCACCCTAGAGCTGTGCCAGCAATGAAAGGCCAGAATTAGAGGGTTGGCCATTTCTCAAAATGCTGCCCTTACCTTGTTGAGGAGTTCTGCTGTTCTACCTTCATTAAGTGGAGCAAGTTTTGGCTTTACAGTATCTATGATGGgctgaaatgaaataaagaagccAAAGTGAAATCACCATGGAATAAACCACACATAACCACTGGACACTTTCTAAGTGAGAGACACTGTGTAAACATGCCCACTGGGATGTCAGCTCCACGAGGGGGGATTGTGCTGGTTTGGGTCTCTGCTTCGTCTCCGTGCCTGGCCCACAGTGCCCAGTATAAAttaagagataaaaatgaaacccatACTCtccatatctttttttaaaaatacaaatggaaaggaaaggagggaaggaaggaggaaagatgCTCAGAGCCAGAGCAGATATAGATCTGGGTCTTCAGGAGCCCCAGTCCCTGGGAAAAACTGTTAATTCTGATGAGAATTTAGGCAACTACACTACCAATAAAGAGTAACTTGACACAAATACTCTGGTAGTTTAGCCATATGTATTAAAAACAGAAGAATCCATGTCCTCTGACCCAGAAGTTTCTGAGCCAGAAATATAAGAAAAGCTGACCATATGAAAGTTTATCGAAAGAATGGCAGTTTCTTAATAATACGTTCCACAGGAATTACCAGAAAATTGTTTTGTACATGTATGTTCATGGATATCTTAACAGCTTTTTACTATCCAACACCAGGGGGTATTTATGGTGCATCTATACAGTGAAATGTTAAATGGTCATTGCAAGTTATGGgactgattaaaaagaaaagtaggtaACTACTAGTACAGACAgcacttgacagatgaggaaaatgaggggcTGCCATCTCAGGTACCTGTTCAAGGTCACAGCCAGGGAGTGGCCGAGCCAGGATGTATACCCAGGTTTGGCTGACCCCAACGCCTATGCCCTCCATCATCTGTGGGAAGGGTTTCTCTGGCTGGGAGTCAGATGGACTGCAGGGATTTCACACGTGTGTTTGACAGACAAAATCAGTTTTACATAGTTACTTccaaagcttttcttcttttgcctgaaGATCTGAGAGGCAATATTTGAATCCTGCTCTTGAATTGAATACTTTTCTTTGAGTGCTCTCACGTCAACCTCTGAATGCTCTGAGCAACTTGGGAATTTTAAATACTGGCTATTAAGATATGGACTTAGAATAACCAAAAATTACCTTTTTACTTGAAGATAtgaattctgttttttcaaaTTCTGCAACTTGTTCTAACAATTCTCTTGAAGATAAAAGCAAATGTGAAAAAACAACATTAATTTAAAACAGATTTGCATCATACATATAATACTTAAATCACTGGTACCAATGTTACATGCTAGAGAGAACAGAGCAAGATGAACAAAACTTCGCCATATCAAAAATGATATTTAGTTATTAATGGTTGCGAATCCAAACCACATGGGCTCAGATTTGAATTTTCCACAGAACCTAGGATTCTGCCCGGACTGTGCAATGTAACTATTAGAACTAAACTATTAATAGAAATATGAACTCTTTAGTCTACTCTGTATTTTTGAGGTGCTATAGAGAAATTGCTAGTAGATGTTCAAGGAAGACAACTGATTTTAATAGAGGAGCTCAGAAAAATGGAATTAGTTCATAATGTCTACTGAAAAAGTGTGATATATCCTCCAGACAGACGGCTGGTTTGGGGTGTCTACCTGATTATTTCCTCTTATTTGCCAAGGTAAATGAGCGGACTATATGAGGCCTTATAGAGAGAAGAGCAATTCCTTAATAAGCTTCTCAATAGGTCGGTTTCTCACCAGTTACTTACTGACAGTTGGTGAAGTTACATGGTCTTCCTTCCCTGCCGTAAGCCATACTCTCCACATGAGCCCACATCCTGCAGCTGTGTTTTGAGACCTGCTTTTAGGGCTCAGTGGTCCATCTTTCCTGATTTCTGGCATGACTTttcttaaaattagttttaatttcaccttactatatttttttaaattaatgaactCTTTGATACTGTTTAGATTCTAAAGCTTTTTTACATttcctattttaaagataaatgcataattttaaacataattatttagaaataaacttcCAATTCTACTAGTCTGAACTGATGGTATATGAATTAAGTTTTCAACTGTTCTATAATCTTTACTTATTAGCTGACCTCTCTCTAAAGACTTATTACAATACTCACCAGGCTGTAAGAAACGATCAATAATAGCCTGAAAAGCAGTTTCATAAATCTCAATTGCCCTATAACACCGAGGCATGGTAGAAACAAAGAATTCTGAAGAGGACATTGAGTGGCACTAAGAGTTCACTCAGTAACCAGATGCTCTGCTACCCCCCTAGCCAAATTTTCTCACACACCGGTCCCcacaaaagaaacaacaaagacaGTAACTGACTTTTAAGGTCATGCTTGGGCCACTACTGTCATAATTGCAGGTACAAACTTTATTACCTGTTTTCGAGTTCGGAGATATCTGTTTGTAGTTTGAGGTACCACTTCTCAGCTTGTGAGAAAAGCTGCCGCAGGAGTAGCACATTGGTGTAGGCCGTGTTGATGAGCTCAGTCTCCACCTCACTGTGTACCACAGTCTGTAACCCAGTCAGGACTTCGGAGACTTCATCTACGGTGAAGGTCTCCTCTACCAGCCTGAAAAACAACCGTGACCTAAAATTACTggataaacaacaaaaatcattTACAAAATAAAGCAAACCTAAGAAATCCACATTCATGTCACCTTAAGGGGTCAAGGGTTATAGTGAAAATCTCCCTGGAACTGTCttctttattaataaaaatggttGAAAATAATTGATGTCTATTTAAATGATTAACTGTGGCTCATTCTTCAAATGTGCACAGTGTTTAATATAAGTACATGCTCAGATACAGTCCCCCACACTTTTACCCTTTAATTTTGCAGTTAAAATTTTTCACTTTAATTCCACTAAAATTAGTCTTAGCACATTTAATAGTTTCAAAAGTCACCTGGAAGGTAGAATTTCTCCTGACTTTCTTATTATTTGTCCAACATTTCAATAATTGCATAAACTATTCATATGGTAGTAAATGCCTATCAGAAAATCTCTGGTAATTATATATTGCTTTTCTTAGCATTCTTGGgcccaacagaaaaaaaaacaactctaatGTATCTTAGTTAAAGCTTGACTGACCACTAACTGCTCCATAGAAATAAACATCATGACTGATAGTATTACAAATCTACTCTTACACAGAGAATGTTTGGGTTGGGAGACAGCTTGGGAGCCCTCTTCTTCAGTCCCTTCAATTTATAGGCAGGAAGGCAGGCTCAGAGGGTGGAGGTGATATGCCCATGGTCCCACCGGCGGTGACTCAACCCCACAATCATTTCCATCAATCTCAGCAACATGGCCACCAGCTGAATCTTGAGAAAGCTTCTGTGCATGCCTACTTTCAGTGACAATTTGACAGTACCAGagtcctcccctccctgcctcccccctcAAGTCCCTTATCTCTCAGATGTCCATCAGGTAAAGACCATCAGCCCCAAACCTGGGTTTATCTTCTTCCTCACTGCAAAAGGACACAATGAAGGGCTTTGTACCAAAGCCTTATTATAGTTATTATAGTTAGTAGTATTTTGATTTACCactctttaatttttcatttagccATCAGAATTTAACCAATCTAAAAGACCAaaacttcaattattttttatttaagtctttattaaatatattaacaatTTTCCAATATTCTTTACTAGAACATACCAAATCTGCTTAGGCCTTTTGTTTGGCAACCCAAGATCATTGTTATGAATAGAAGTTAAGGTACTTGGACCTATAAAGTAGCTTCTTTGGCTCACAGCCTGGCCAATTAAATTGTTGCTCACAGCTGCTGGGGATTAGGAAACCAGATTCCCAGATTAGATTAATGGGCTGAACAGTAACAGTCTACAGCTGATAGTATCTGCTACTGAGTGAAGTGGCAGCTTTATGACCAAGACCTCACTTGGAggcctttttcatttatttactcgaCACTGTGCCCTTCACTTCACATCTGACTCTAAGTAATCTGATGTCTCTATATTATTTAGTTCTTTCCTTTGGTTTCCCTATTATCCTCTAGATCAAGCATACATTATCTATGGACTTCAATTATATTCCATTATTGATCCAACCAAACTAATTATCATCTTATGACAAATCAACAACCATTTCAGGACTAGGCAGCAAGCATTTCATGGTTTCCTGCTCTTTTCCCCTCTCCTAATTCTTTAATATGAACTGTGTAGGCATTTTCTTGTTAATTGCCTTGTCTTATGGCTCTAATTCTTTAATTAATAACTCAAGTGATTAGTTTTGGAATCTTCAATACACTAAGCCAATCATTAACTTACATGCGCTTTTACAATTTCCTGACTGCCCTTTTGAAACTCTACAATCCCATAATTGTCATATGTACACGTTTGCTAATAGATTGCTCCCACAACAATCCAACAAAGCTTGGTGTAACTGCTCTCAGTGAGTAACGGTTCAGGAGAGTCCCGGCAATGCTTTGTAGGGGCTCTGCTACCGCAACCCCATACTGGCTACCAGAAAGGATTCATGTTTCCATTGCTTTTACTTGGAGTCCTCTGATACCTGCTCTTCTTGAGGTCTTGGAAGCAGGAATCTACAGTTTTGAGTCTCAAGCCTCTTTTTGAACGAGCAAAACGCATAtaattaataatttcattttgatgGTGCTCATTTAGGCCCAACtctgcctgaaagagagagaCGCAATTTAATTGTTAGTTTTGAAGATGTGATAAATGAACCAACATGAAAATATACAGGATATCCTATGGTAGAGACTGCTAGATGTCCGTCAAATTctgttcttcccttcttcctgagTACCTGGTTGCCAAACTAAAGGACACCTCCTAGCCCTCCTTGCAATGAGGTATGGCCACATGACTACTTCTCAGCAGTGGATGTGAGCAGAAGACATGTGGGTATTTCCCAAGCCTGGGCCTTAAGACATGGGGCACAGtgcccaggggctggggaaagagCAAGATGAGGGCGACCTGTACCCCTAACTCGTCCATGGAGCAGCACTGACATACGCACCTGAGAGGGCAGCGGGAGGGCTGCTAAGTGAAGAAGAACTCAACTTCTGTATTCCTTCGGCCACTGTTTTTTGGATCTCTACTACAGTAACTTAACTGTACCCCCATCTaatacagctttaaaaaatgttttggttttGAAATAACCATTAATTGCTCTTTATTTTAAACCAGATGAGAGGTTGATAACTATGAACTAGAGATTAAtgaagttctttttcattttacagttatactaaaaagaaaagaagaaattataaaactGAACATCTAATGAAGGGGACTAAATGGTTCAGAATTATCTTTAAGAATAATGATCTATCATAGCCTTCTTGTGGAAGACAAAGGTCTAACTTCCAAGCCTCTTTTTTAGGCTTACCTCTCATTCCCTCTCACAGGATTGCCTCTGACATTGAGGAAGCCAATACTGAGGCCATTGGATCTGGCAAGATCCCTGTACCCCACCCCCCTCAAGTCCTACACTGTTCTTTTCTGCATCCACATACATCCTTACCTCCTCTCACAGGCTTAGGACATAAGCCTCTGAGGCCAGGACCTTGCCCATCTGGTTCTCCGAGGCACCCCCAAGTACCAATTGTAGTGCCTAGTGCATGACAGACATGTACCCAACAAATGAACTTAAAGACGGTTCCTCCTTTTGAAGGTCACTTCTCCATGGGGACTTAATTGGTTCTTTTCTAAACTCCTGGGGGACTTTAACCAGTAATGCCCCCCTCTCAACATTCTATAGGTTTCTTCTATGCTTCAGAGTAGTAGAAAGACTATTCACATATACCTCATTCAGGCTAGAAAAAGTTCCTGAAACCTGAGATTCCCTCTAGCTACCATTGCATTTCTCTATGTCCTTTCTATTACTGTTGCGATCTCCATTCTATTATCTAGTCCTTAAACCCATATGCTACTCAAATTGTTCTGTAAAGCTCACTAGCAACTTCTGAATTATCAATGACTGATGCCCTTCCTCTCAGCTGACCTGCTTCATTCTTTGGCTGCTAACTCCTGCCTTCTTGATCTCATTTGTAGGCTCCTCCTTTGGGACTTGCTTCACATATCTGTATTTCTTAGGTCCCTGCCCTTGGACCCATGCTCTTTTCACTCTCTATCTTCTCTTTGATGGCATCATCTATCTCAAGGTTTTAACTGCTTCCTGTATACAGATGACCTACACATGTGTATCCCCAACAACACGATGAAATCTCCACCAAGTTTCCCCTCATATTGGTTTGAATATTTCTACAGTTCAAGACGTTAAAGTTTCATAACTTAAGAATTACCCAAGACATCATGCTAATGAGTATTTATCAAATAGCTACTGTTTCAGAAAAACCAGTTGAGGTATTTTGACCAATACAAACCAACCCATTTGAGGTATGTACTTATATTTCATGACTCTATCTTATTTGATTAATCTGGTAATTAAGATTTTGCCTTAGGGCTATACAATGCgaatggagagaaggaagaatttTCTTATGCTTTGGATATACTGATTATTAGCCAACTCTGAATGAATgtcaaattttagaaaaaataatagcaatgatGATAATAAGTAAAAGTCATTCAGAGGTTGTAATGTGCCTGGCATGACCTCATATAATCCTCAATATAACCCTGTACAAAACTGTGGTATTGTTCCTACTTACAGATAGAAAAGTGTGATTCAGAGaagaattttttccccaaattactGAAATGGTATATGGTAGAACAGAGATCTGAACCAGGAAATCTaactccagagcccatgctcaCCTCTGCTGTTTCAAATCATTTTTGGGATATGGCagaatttaagtaaataaaaggaTATACACGTTAGATTTGCATATGCATCTTGAGGTGTGACTCACAAAAAGACAGGTTTCCCCTAGCcactaaaaaaataaacccaaatgcCTACATTAGAAATGATGTTGTCTTTTATAGTTACATCAGTTTGGGCAAGGATATCCCAGTTAGAAAATATCTCAAAACAATGTCACAACTtactaaaaaaaaccctaaaaacagAAACCACAAACACAAATTCTCATTC
The DNA window shown above is from Manis javanica isolate MJ-LG chromosome 3, MJ_LKY, whole genome shotgun sequence and carries:
- the LZTFL1 gene encoding leucine zipper transcription factor-like protein 1 isoform X1 — protein: MAELGLNEHHQNEIINYMRFARSKRGLRLKTVDSCFQDLKKSRLVEETFTVDEVSEVLTGLQTVVHSEVETELINTAYTNVLLLRQLFSQAEKWYLKLQTDISELENRELLEQVAEFEKTEFISSSKKPIIDTVKPKLAPLNEGRTAELLNKEILRLQEENEKLKSRLKTTEIQTTKALDEKSKLERALQDLQLDQGNQKDFVKAQDLSDLENTVAALKSEFQKTLNDQTENQKSLEESLATAKHDLLRVQEQLSMAEKELEKKFQQTAAYRNMKEILSKKNDQIKDLRKRLANYELED